A genomic stretch from Halopiger aswanensis includes:
- a CDS encoding ATP-dependent DNA helicase, whose product MNVEELSGLPPGAVAHFRDQGIEELYPPQAEAVEAGATEGDSLVAAVPTASGKTMIAALSMLSAVQRGGKALYIVPLRALASEKKAEFEAYEEFGVTTGVATGNYESTSDWLATKDIVVATSEKVDSLVRNGADWLSDLTCVVSDEVHLIDDRNRGPTLEVTLAKLRKLNPDLQTVALSATVGNADEIADWLDAELVETDWRPIDLRMGVHYGNALNFDDGSTREVPVEGSEKQEAALVRDILQEGGSSLVFVNSRRNAEAAARRLGQVSSRELTAEEEAELADLAAEIRDDSDTETSRDLADCVERGAAFHHAGLSSTQRSIVEDAFRDRLLKVISATPTLAAGVNTPARRVIVRDWRRFDPSAGGMAPLDVLEIHQMMGRAGRPGLDPYGEAVLLAKNHDESQELFDRYVWAEPEPVRSKLAAEPALRTHVLATIASGFARTRDGLLEFLEATLYASQSSEPGRLERVTDDVLDYLERNDFIEREAPRTSGSSSGSPRERSGGGAGDAEADAGGFTSAADLAEQNDGEEELEATSLGHTVSRLYLDPMSAAEIVHGLESADDRPTALGLYQLVSRTPDMYELYLRSGEDEKFGELYYEREAELLGDAPSEFEEDRFEDWLAALKTGKLLEDWAEEDDEERITERYKIGPGDLRGKVDTAEWLLGAAESLAREIDSEWTVAVREARARVEHGVSDELLELVSVGGVGRKRARRLYEAGIEEPADLRSADKGVVLNVLKGKKTAENILENAGREDPSMDGVEPTSPDAGGAAGDSSRKDESTDSGGAATADPADADESQSSLGDF is encoded by the coding sequence ATGAACGTCGAGGAGCTGTCCGGGCTCCCACCCGGTGCCGTTGCCCACTTTCGGGACCAGGGCATCGAGGAGCTCTATCCGCCACAGGCCGAGGCCGTCGAGGCCGGCGCGACGGAGGGCGATAGCCTCGTCGCCGCGGTGCCGACCGCCAGCGGCAAGACGATGATCGCCGCCCTCTCGATGCTGTCGGCCGTCCAGCGCGGCGGGAAGGCGCTGTACATCGTTCCGCTTCGGGCCCTGGCCAGCGAGAAGAAGGCGGAGTTCGAGGCCTACGAGGAGTTCGGCGTGACCACGGGCGTCGCGACCGGCAACTATGAATCGACCAGCGACTGGCTCGCCACCAAGGACATCGTCGTCGCAACCAGCGAAAAGGTCGACTCGCTGGTTCGCAACGGCGCCGACTGGCTTTCCGATCTCACCTGCGTCGTCAGCGACGAGGTCCACCTCATCGACGATCGGAATCGGGGGCCGACGCTCGAGGTGACCCTCGCCAAACTCCGAAAGCTCAACCCCGATCTACAGACCGTCGCGCTCTCGGCGACGGTCGGCAACGCCGACGAGATCGCCGACTGGCTCGACGCCGAACTCGTCGAGACCGACTGGCGGCCGATCGATCTGCGCATGGGCGTCCACTACGGGAACGCGCTGAACTTCGACGACGGCTCGACCAGAGAAGTACCCGTCGAGGGATCGGAGAAGCAGGAAGCCGCGCTCGTCCGGGACATTTTGCAGGAGGGCGGCTCCTCGCTCGTGTTCGTCAACTCGCGGCGCAACGCCGAGGCCGCCGCCCGCCGGCTGGGCCAGGTCTCGAGCCGCGAACTCACGGCCGAGGAGGAGGCCGAACTCGCCGACCTCGCCGCGGAGATCCGCGACGACAGCGACACCGAGACGAGCCGCGATCTGGCCGACTGCGTCGAGCGCGGCGCGGCCTTCCACCACGCCGGGCTCTCTTCTACCCAGCGCTCGATCGTCGAGGACGCCTTCCGCGACCGGCTGCTGAAGGTCATCTCCGCGACGCCGACGCTGGCCGCCGGCGTCAACACCCCCGCGCGGCGGGTCATCGTCCGCGACTGGCGGCGGTTCGACCCCAGCGCCGGCGGGATGGCCCCGCTGGACGTCCTCGAGATCCACCAGATGATGGGCCGGGCGGGCCGGCCGGGACTCGACCCCTACGGCGAGGCCGTCCTGTTGGCGAAGAACCACGACGAGAGCCAGGAGCTGTTCGACCGGTACGTCTGGGCCGAGCCCGAGCCCGTCCGGTCGAAGCTGGCGGCCGAACCCGCACTGCGGACGCACGTGCTGGCGACCATCGCCTCGGGATTCGCCCGTACGCGGGACGGATTGCTCGAGTTCCTCGAGGCGACGCTGTACGCGAGCCAGTCGAGCGAACCGGGGCGGCTCGAGCGGGTGACCGACGACGTCTTGGACTACCTCGAGCGGAACGACTTTATCGAACGCGAGGCGCCACGCACCTCGGGATCCTCGAGCGGGTCACCGCGAGAGCGCTCTGGCGGCGGCGCAGGAGACGCCGAAGCCGATGCGGGTGGGTTCACCTCCGCCGCCGACCTCGCCGAGCAAAACGACGGCGAGGAGGAACTCGAGGCCACCAGCCTCGGCCACACCGTCTCGCGGCTCTACCTCGATCCGATGAGCGCCGCCGAGATCGTCCACGGGCTCGAAAGCGCCGACGACCGGCCGACGGCCCTCGGGCTCTACCAACTCGTCTCGCGCACGCCGGACATGTACGAACTCTACCTGCGCTCCGGCGAGGACGAAAAGTTCGGCGAGCTCTACTACGAGCGCGAGGCCGAACTGCTCGGGGACGCGCCCAGCGAGTTCGAGGAGGACCGCTTCGAGGACTGGCTCGCGGCGCTGAAGACGGGCAAACTGCTCGAGGACTGGGCCGAGGAGGACGACGAAGAGCGGATCACCGAGCGGTACAAGATCGGCCCCGGCGACCTCCGCGGGAAGGTCGACACCGCCGAGTGGCTGCTCGGGGCCGCCGAGTCCCTCGCGCGGGAGATCGACAGCGAGTGGACCGTCGCGGTCCGGGAGGCCCGCGCCCGCGTCGAACACGGCGTCAGCGACGAACTGCTCGAGCTCGTCTCGGTCGGCGGCGTCGGCCGCAAGCGCGCCCGCCGGCTCTACGAGGCCGGCATCGAGGAACCCGCGGACCTGCGCAGCGCCGACAAGGGCGTCGTCCTGAACGTCCTCAAGGGGAAGAAGACGGCCGAGAACATCCTCGAGAACGCCGGCCGCGAGGATCCCTCGATGGACGGCGTGGAACCGACGAGCCCGGATGCCGGCGGAGCGGCTGGCGACTCGAGTCGCAAGGACGAATCGACCGATTCCGGCGGCGCCGCGACGGCCGACCCGGCCGATGCCGACGAGAGCCAATCCAGCCTGGGTGATTTCTGA
- the cgi121 gene encoding KEOPS complex subunit Cgi121, whose protein sequence is MQLLECRLEIDDLDSFVADLNEIGDRHDVTIQAFDARYVADRRHVERAVELADRAIDRGDNVARNRAVEILLYAAGRRQIDRALEMGVGEGENRAVVLVDSVDDENDEADGENEAAAIEDVTALEACLERTPTLESTDEGTLCDFFEITDAERAATDASLAALVRERVALLEVEK, encoded by the coding sequence ATGCAACTGCTCGAATGCCGACTCGAGATCGACGACCTCGATTCGTTCGTCGCCGACCTCAACGAGATCGGCGACCGACACGACGTGACGATTCAGGCGTTCGACGCCCGCTACGTCGCCGACCGCCGGCACGTAGAGCGGGCGGTCGAACTGGCCGACCGAGCCATCGACCGCGGCGATAACGTCGCCCGGAACCGCGCCGTCGAAATCCTGCTGTACGCCGCCGGCCGCCGGCAGATCGATCGGGCGCTCGAGATGGGCGTCGGCGAGGGCGAGAATCGGGCAGTCGTGCTGGTCGATAGCGTCGACGACGAAAACGACGAGGCGGACGGTGAAAACGAAGCCGCTGCGATCGAGGACGTCACGGCGCTCGAGGCGTGCCTCGAGCGCACTCCGACGCTCGAGTCGACCGACGAGGGAACGCTGTGTGACTTCTTCGAGATTACCGACGCCGAACGGGCGGCGACGGACGCGTCGCTCGCGGCGCTCGTTCGGGAGCGGGTCGCGCTGCTCGAGGTCGAGAAGTAG
- a CDS encoding LEA type 2 family protein — MIRKVMTVVLALGVCTTGALGGLYAVGAVGLPDAGLADNEWGEVTDERIEVISTVWIDNPNPGIELEDVTLEYDLAMNDVDLANGSVDGVAVPSGNSTTEIRTDLRYERLPSWWVSHVRNDEVSELAADVTAHASLGPLSGSPTYTHEDEIETDLETMIEESLAAHEGEHSLSPVQTGSGPQRELVEPTVEIRDTDAEWGEVTENRTELHLTFEVHNPNAYPLPTPALTGEMEFNEQMVAQWDAHEVELLDAAYDTTIPPRSTREITFVASMDNDDVVSWFATHVDNEEVTDAEMRAQLAMNINGETVTIPEDGDAIRCNYDMRTAIFVDQEAGLEQRGCEVMPWATPDGDAFDDRDGGLDLTDWNATESDGTNETESDESGSDGPLRIGI, encoded by the coding sequence ATGATCAGGAAAGTGATGACGGTCGTCCTCGCGCTCGGCGTCTGTACCACCGGCGCGCTCGGCGGACTCTACGCCGTCGGCGCGGTCGGGCTCCCCGATGCCGGCCTCGCGGACAACGAGTGGGGCGAGGTCACCGACGAGCGGATCGAAGTAATCTCGACGGTCTGGATCGACAACCCCAACCCCGGGATCGAACTCGAGGACGTGACCCTCGAGTACGACCTCGCGATGAACGACGTCGACCTCGCGAACGGATCGGTCGACGGCGTCGCGGTGCCCTCCGGCAACTCGACGACCGAGATTCGGACGGACCTGCGCTACGAGCGCCTGCCGTCGTGGTGGGTCTCGCACGTCCGAAACGACGAGGTGAGCGAACTCGCGGCCGACGTGACGGCCCACGCCAGCCTCGGTCCGCTCTCGGGATCGCCCACCTACACCCACGAGGACGAGATCGAGACGGACCTCGAGACGATGATCGAGGAGTCGCTGGCGGCCCACGAGGGCGAGCACTCGCTGTCGCCGGTCCAGACCGGCTCGGGGCCGCAGCGGGAGTTGGTCGAGCCGACGGTCGAAATTCGCGACACCGACGCCGAGTGGGGCGAGGTGACCGAGAACCGGACCGAACTCCACCTCACCTTCGAGGTGCACAACCCGAACGCCTATCCGCTGCCGACGCCCGCGCTGACGGGTGAGATGGAGTTCAACGAGCAGATGGTCGCCCAGTGGGACGCCCACGAGGTCGAACTGCTCGACGCCGCCTACGACACGACGATCCCGCCCCGGAGCACCCGCGAGATCACGTTCGTCGCCTCGATGGACAACGACGACGTCGTCTCGTGGTTCGCGACCCACGTCGACAACGAGGAGGTCACCGACGCCGAGATGCGCGCCCAACTCGCGATGAACATCAACGGCGAGACGGTGACGATTCCCGAGGACGGCGACGCGATCCGCTGTAACTACGACATGCGGACCGCCATCTTCGTCGACCAGGAGGCCGGCCTCGAGCAGCGGGGCTGCGAGGTCATGCCGTGGGCGACCCCCGACGGCGACGCGTTCGACGACCGCGACGGAGGACTCGATCTGACCGACTGGAACGCTACCGAGAGCGACGGTACGAACGAAACCGAGTCGGACGAGAGCGGTTCCGACGGCCCGCTCCGGATCGGTATCTAA